The Kineococcus mangrovi genome window below encodes:
- a CDS encoding carbohydrate ABC transporter permease: protein MSASTASHQTKVGPDRPQRRAGSARNAADWARRAPLMPALLFVIVATQLPFLATIVISFMNWNSYYPQDRGFGGFDNYVAVFSNAQLRQSVVNTLVLTVTVVLVSLVLGMFIALLLDRKFLGRGAVRTMMIAPFLVVPIAAALLWKHALFNPNYGLLNGTVNAVWKLFGSDAAPQIDWISTAPKIAIEVSLIWQWTPFMMLILLAGLQSKPADAEEAARMDGATGFQIFRYLTFPHLRQYLELGGLLGAIYIVQNFDAVFTITAGGLGTANLPYTIYQTVFSAHDYGLASAMGVVTVIATIIIATFALRVVSSMFKQEVGR from the coding sequence ATGAGTGCCAGCACCGCCTCCCACCAGACGAAGGTCGGTCCCGACCGGCCTCAGCGCAGAGCGGGCTCGGCGCGCAACGCCGCCGACTGGGCCCGCCGCGCCCCCCTGATGCCGGCCCTGCTGTTCGTGATCGTCGCGACGCAGCTGCCGTTCCTGGCGACCATCGTCATCTCGTTCATGAACTGGAACTCCTACTACCCGCAGGACCGCGGTTTCGGGGGCTTCGACAACTACGTGGCGGTCTTCTCCAACGCCCAGCTGCGGCAGTCCGTCGTGAACACCCTCGTCCTCACGGTGACGGTGGTCCTGGTGAGCCTGGTGCTCGGCATGTTCATCGCCCTGCTGCTGGACCGCAAGTTCCTCGGCCGCGGCGCCGTCCGCACGATGATGATCGCACCGTTCCTCGTCGTCCCGATCGCCGCGGCCCTGCTGTGGAAGCACGCCCTGTTCAACCCGAACTACGGCCTGCTCAACGGCACCGTCAACGCCGTGTGGAAGCTGTTCGGGTCCGACGCCGCACCGCAGATCGACTGGATCTCCACCGCGCCGAAGATCGCGATCGAGGTCTCCCTCATCTGGCAGTGGACGCCCTTCATGATGCTCATCCTGCTGGCCGGTCTGCAGTCCAAGCCGGCCGACGCCGAGGAGGCGGCCCGGATGGACGGGGCCACGGGCTTCCAGATCTTCCGCTACCTCACGTTCCCGCACCTGCGGCAGTACCTCGAACTGGGCGGCCTGCTCGGCGCCATCTACATCGTCCAGAACTTCGACGCCGTCTTCACCATCACCGCCGGCGGCCTGGGGACCGCGAACCTGCCGTACACGATCTACCAGACCGTCTTCTCGGCCCACGACTACGGCCTGGCCTCGGCCATGGGCGTCGTGACGGTCATCGCCACCATCATCATCGCGACCTTCGCCCTGCGCGTGGTCTCGAGCATGTTCAAGCAGGAGGTCGGCCGGTGA
- a CDS encoding ABC transporter substrate-binding protein, which translates to MVGRHGTPRPTTLPGSSSRVSRRAALGGAAGLGGAAFLGACSGAGGGGGAGGGGGGGGDDTTVNVIMVNNPQMVDLQKLTADNFTRDTGITVNYTVLPENDVRDKISQEFSSQAGQYDVASISNYEVPFYSQNNWLAPLDDYISSDSAFDQSDIIKPLATALTGEDGKVYAEPFYGESSFLMYRKDVFESQGLTMPDKPTWAEVADFAARLDGAVPNMKGIALRGLPGWGQVFAPLTTVVNTFGGTWFDEDWTARVNAPEFVEATKFYVDLVRAHGENGAPQAGFTECLNGMTQSQVAMWYDATSAAGSLDGEGSPVAGKIGYAAAPVDETDSSGWLYTWAWGVQNASRRKDNAWKFIAWASSKEYEELVGQQIGWASAPAGKRNSLYENADYQQAAAPFYEETQTAINSADPENPGLQPRPAPGIQFVAIPEFADLGTQVSQFISSAIAGQMSVEDACDQGQTLATQLVSDKYRK; encoded by the coding sequence ATGGTTGGACGTCACGGCACCCCCCGACCCACCACCCTTCCCGGGTCGAGCTCGCGCGTCAGCCGCCGAGCCGCCCTCGGCGGTGCGGCCGGTCTCGGTGGAGCCGCCTTCCTCGGCGCCTGCTCGGGCGCCGGCGGGGGCGGGGGAGCAGGCGGTGGGGGCGGTGGGGGCGGCGACGACACGACCGTCAACGTCATCATGGTCAACAACCCGCAGATGGTGGACCTGCAGAAGCTGACCGCCGACAACTTCACCAGGGACACCGGCATCACCGTGAACTACACGGTCCTGCCCGAGAACGACGTGCGCGACAAGATCAGCCAGGAGTTCTCCAGCCAGGCCGGCCAGTACGACGTGGCCTCGATCTCGAACTACGAGGTCCCGTTCTACTCCCAGAACAACTGGCTGGCGCCGCTGGACGACTACATCTCCTCCGACTCCGCCTTCGACCAGTCCGACATCATCAAGCCGCTGGCCACGGCCCTGACCGGCGAGGACGGCAAGGTCTACGCCGAGCCGTTCTACGGCGAGTCGTCCTTCCTCATGTACCGCAAGGACGTCTTCGAGTCCCAGGGCCTGACGATGCCGGACAAGCCGACCTGGGCCGAGGTCGCCGACTTCGCCGCCCGGCTCGACGGCGCCGTGCCGAACATGAAGGGGATCGCCCTGCGCGGGCTCCCCGGCTGGGGCCAGGTCTTCGCCCCCTTGACGACCGTCGTCAACACCTTCGGCGGCACCTGGTTCGACGAGGACTGGACCGCCCGGGTCAACGCCCCCGAGTTCGTCGAGGCGACGAAGTTCTACGTCGACCTCGTGCGTGCTCACGGCGAGAACGGCGCGCCCCAGGCCGGGTTCACCGAGTGCCTCAACGGCATGACCCAGTCCCAGGTCGCCATGTGGTACGACGCGACCTCGGCCGCGGGGTCGCTGGACGGGGAGGGCTCTCCCGTGGCCGGCAAGATCGGCTACGCGGCCGCACCGGTCGACGAGACCGACTCCTCCGGGTGGCTGTACACCTGGGCGTGGGGGGTCCAGAACGCCTCCCGGCGCAAGGACAACGCCTGGAAGTTCATCGCCTGGGCCTCCAGCAAGGAGTACGAGGAGCTCGTGGGCCAGCAGATCGGCTGGGCCAGCGCGCCGGCCGGGAAGCGCAACTCCCTCTACGAGAACGCCGACTACCAGCAGGCGGCGGCCCCCTTCTACGAGGAGACCCAGACCGCCATCAACTCCGCCGACCCGGAGAACCCGGGCCTGCAGCCCCGCCCGGCGCCCGGCATCCAGTTCGTCGCCATCCCCGAGTTCGCCGACCTCGGCACGCAGGTGTCGCAGTTCATCTCCTCGGCCATCGCGGGACAGATGAGCGTCGAGGACGCCTGCGACCAGGGACAGACCCTGGCCACGCAGCTCGTCAGCGACAAGTACCGGAAGTGA